TAGTATAAGTGCGGCAGTGTCTGATTAATTAAAACCGAACAGTTGATGCGATTATGGGTGTTGAACGTTCATAGTGTGTTTATGTACAATCTCATGAGAGAGAGAACTGCACGAATAATCTTCTTTTATTTGAAGGATCAAAGTAAATGGTTAAAGAATCATATAAACAAAGTAGCATCTTCTAATTGGTTGCACCAACTTTCCTTTAACAGTCAATGCTAGCTAGTAATTAATTGGTTCTGAAGCAGGAAGATAAGTTCTCTGCTGGGAACAGAATAGCAATGAAAGATCCTTTAGTCAGTcatcagtggcggagccagaattttcattaaggggagtcaaaacataaaaaaataaactCATCAAGAAATCTAAGAGGTGtcattataaatatatatatatatacatatttttaaaaaaattacctaGATATACAATGTAATTTTCCGACGAAGGGGATGTCGGTTGACACCCCTTTggtgcatgtggctccgccactgtctGTCAATGCTAAATACTCCTACTAATGACGGACTATGTGAAGGAGGTAGCATTTCTATTGAAAGCCAAGGTTCAACTACTTACCTTCAAATTTGATCTTAATCCACACTAGTCTCCCACTCCAAATCATTCTGTGCAGGCATATCATTTTCCTTGTAGATAAAAACACTGTCTATAGAAATGCTGTTGTGTGCATGTACTTGCATGCACCAATTCAATTTTCATGGGGAGGGTTAATCTGTTGTTTTCACCCTCACCATCCCAAAATGTGTGATAGACATTTGTTTAGAAACCACACAAATTTgtttagaaagtttgaccagaATAATGATGTTAGAGCCAAAAGCCTCATCTATCAGATAATTAACCAGATTCAAACTTTGATCATCTTGTAATGAAACCAGGATTAACAAATCATAGAAAGATGGAGATTATTATAAAGATATTTTAAGTATATGACTGCAGATTATACATGCATATGTTGAACAAGTTCTTTTTTGCACTAAATATGATCTAGCAATTTGATGGATGTTCCTGAAACACAATCACAAATCGTATTGCAAGATGCAGAGAAAGCACAACCATTTCCTCTCTGTTCCAACCAAATAACACGAATCCAAAAACAATATCCAATTGCAATTAAAATAAacaaaacttaaaaaatttcaacatagtacaaaattaattagcCATGAGTATTAACAGCTTCCCAGAGCAGATTCCTAGCCTGCATTGCCGCTACCCTAAGCGTCCTTATTGTCCACCTATTGGCTTCAAAGAAAGACAAACTCCTGTAGGGCAAATTGTGCTTTTTGCATAGCTCCTGTACAATAGGAGAAATTTTCCTCAATTGGCACCTAGGTAACCTTGGAAATAAATGATGCTCAAGCTGGAACTGCAATCCTCCAAAGAACCAATCCATCTGACGAGAACAAGCAATGTCAATAGTCCCAGCTGTTTGTTTCTCGAACCAATCGTTCCCCTTGGGCTGTCCAACATAGACGTCGGCAGCAAAATGGTTCAGACAGAATTGAACATGTTGAATCCCTGTCACAACAAAGCTTATGAGGACAAATAACACCCTTTCTGTCCAATTAGGCAAGATGGAAACAAGAAGCGGAAACCAAGTCCAGAAAACCATGATCCCCAATATGTTCATAAGTCTATCAGTCACTTTTCTCCTTGAGAACAATAGCAACAATGTCTGGATAAATAGATTCACCCTGGAAACACAGACGATCGGATAGAATGTAAAATGCTGATAGCTGACGAAGAATTTAGCCAGGGAATCGAATGTCAGCTCTCTTCCATAGAAGGTAGAGTTCAATGATTTAAACAAACTCGAAGAGACAGCAAAAACAGGCAAATGCTGAAGATCAGGGTCATAATCCAGACTATTGCAGGCCACATGATGAGCATTATGTGTCCAATTCCACCAAGCAATACTAATCCCAGTGATGCAATTGCCCGCGAGAATTTGTACTAATTTGTTGAAACCACGAGTTGTCATAATTAAGTAATGACCAGAATCATGACCCAAGTAAGAAACCTGCATCCAAGCCAACCCTAATAACCCCCCACAAAGCATGCGAATCCAGAAACTATTACTATAAAGGACACCATAGACAGTCAAGAAAAGCAAAAATGCTACAAAACATAAGGAATAAATCACCCCATGACCTTTCTTTTCAAATAATCCGGCTTTAGCAAACTCAGAACAGAGTTTCCTGTAATCCCTGGATACTTCAGATACCTCGTAATCCTCCAAATAATAGCCAGTAAAGAACTTGTCAAGATATTTCCAAGCAGTACCTGGATGGAAAGCAATGAAAGCATCAGTTGCTTCTTGGCCAGCCAGATTAAGAATAGGGATATCTCCACCTGGATGTTCCTTAATCCAATTTGTCGCATTGTAAACTTTCCCCTGTATTGAGATCCACAAATCCTCTGAATTGTTATGCTTCTTTAGCTCCTCAGCGGTAATGTACTTCTTAGAATCCCCCATTGTCACAAACAAACACCAAAGTTTAAATCTTTTTCTTATTTACAAGAAAACAAACAACCAATCTATGAATTTGTCCAAGAAATTGATAAATGCAGAACAGATCTAAACATTAACAATAAAACAAACCCCAAAATGTATTTTTTGAACAAAAGAAGAAGATGGGGTTGGTTCTTTATAGGGTTGTTTCGATCTGGTTCCCAAAAATTTTTGAACAGTGTCGATGCTTAGAGAGGAAGTTTTGATGCCTAAAGAGGATATGAGAGAGAGGAATGTGCCGAGACGGTGGGTTTAAAATGGTGTAATACTTGGAATAAATTTACTCGTTTTTTAAGGAAAAAGAAATGGGTGTCACCAGTGTTTCATagatttctttgcattttacacCCCTGAATTCAGAAGTGGAGGCAAAATTTTtaccaaaaattttaaaaataaatatatatatatatatatatatatatatatatatatatatatatatatatatatatatatatagtgcaaTTATCCCGCAAAGAGATTCGAATATTCCCCTCTTCTATAATTTATATGTTTGCGCTCATGGATAATTCAGGAAAAAGAATATCTTTATTATTCTGCAAGGAAATAAAAGAATTACTtcatccgttttaatttatgtgaacgtATTTGATTAGGCATGTAATTtaagaaagaataaaaaaatttaaaatttgtgatCTTAAATAAGCCATAACATTTGTATGACTATAATTCTTTTGAAACTTATAGTGTTAAACATGCTAGAGTGTTTGTATTGCTATAAAAACTTGTCATTGAAGGTAGAATTGAAAGTTTAATTTAAGCTAATTCCTTATTTagaaagaaataattttttttgaaacAGAATAAAAAGAAATAGGTTTATATAAGTCAGAATAAAGGAAATTAATGCAAACTATTGAAAATACTAATAGAATAAGGTGAATTACAACAAAGATCATATAATTTGGGTGTAAAATGCAAAGAACTTCAGTTTTCCCATGTATACTATTAAGATTAAATTCCGTGCGCGTTCTGAGACTTTTTCCGTCTAGTGATAATTAAAAGGCGACTTTGTTGATGCTACATGCCAATTGCAAAACAGTAAAAGCTAAACAGACAAAAATGCTATTGGCATCATATAGTAAAGTTCAAAGTAATGTCACTTGCTGCAAGAGTAGTATCATAGTAACATGTGGCTATTGGCATATATGATATCATTACAAATATTTTGGCCTGACCTGCGCGATTATTTTCTAGTTACGGAGTAATATCGAAAGGGTCTCTCATTTGGTTGGTGTATTGGTAAAATCTGCCTCGACACGTGTTAGATTTACGTGGCAACACAATGTTGTTTGGGACAAATGTCATTCCGAGGATAAATGCATGACATGAATAACGAAAGTTTGTCCTCGCGAGAAACATCTTTAACTTGATGGCTCCTTTCCGGGGAGATAAGAGCGGTGCCTCATGAAGCACTCCGAAGACGGCTCCGGGGATCCATTAACGAAGCTATAATTCGGAGTCTTGTTTGGTCTTCAACCTCCTTTGAGATATTCGGGATCCACTAATATTTATTACATATAGCGTTTATCCCACAATTGACGAGTATCTCTGAAGTCAATAACCACCCAAAGAAACGTTTGTAAGTTGGATTAGGGATATGAACATTAGGTTTAGACAATAAATACCTCCACTTTCCTCATTTGTAACTCATTCTGATTTCGCTCTACTTATTCATAATTATAAGCTACTGCATTTATATCTTGTCAAGCTGAGGCAATTGAGCTTTACTTTGCAGTATTGTGGCTCATAAGCACTCTCAATAAGATCACTCTTTTCGTTATTTACCTACTTTGATCGCATTATTGCTTATTTGGTCTAGCCAAACAATTTATTCAACTAACCTTTAATTTGAACTGATTATTGTTACCTcataaaatataaattcaatcgtTTATCATGAAGctatttttgggttgaacagttgGAGcagttctttctttttttttcagtttaGGTTAGTGACGAACGCAAACACAACACGAAATttatgctcgctagccaaagatagtatagttatgaTTATCGTCTTCACATGGATTGATCACTAGAAGATAGGAGTTGAGAAGAATTGatttcttatcaatgtgagaaataagggtcatgacaggataggtgcaagatagttattgtaacaacccgaccgatcattttgagcatttacgttcttttcaactatttgaaatcttgaataggttcatatgatgtattatgacgtgtgtgagtagtcggttttggttttcaggtatttcggaatTAGCTCGGAAGAATGAAtctcatgtttgaagctttaagttggacgagttgaccaagtttgactttttagtattcggcctcagatcggagttttgatgattccgttaggtccgaatggtgatttgggactcggggaaaattgtaaaaattttaataaataaatttttgggatttgaatgtcgattcggagtcggatttgagtgaaactagtatggttggactcgtaattgaatgagttatcggattttgtgagtttcgttggattccgagatgtgggtcccactgccgatttttcgagcggagttgagaatttttataaattattaaattgtaagcatttggagtatattttgattaatttgcacgttgtttgactagtttcgaatcgtttggcttggaattgaggagataggaaggcattcggaggttgatacgcgcggaatggaatttctggagtattgtttatcttgctcggcattggattcggcttgttcgaggtaagtaacatttctaaacttcgAGCTGAGAGTAAACCACGAAAATACGTGTTATATAATTTGCttgggggtgacgcacatgctaggtgacgggcgtgtgggcgtgcatcgtagaCACTATGACGTAATTATTTCCGTGGAAttgtatagtcatcatgtttagcctaatgtcccatgtctacgtgttttaaaatcttacttgcaatttaaacaacatgcttagttgaattacctgttttTCTTGAATtcgtattcagtctttaactataGGACTCATTGCTGTAAATTCGTCATTCCATAGGTTATGAGTAGTGTATtcacttttgggactacgaggtggtacctctgGAGCTctcctattgcatatttactttggggactacgaggcggtacctcaggagctcccctgttgcatatttacttttgggactacgaggcggtacctcgggagctcccctgttgcatatttacttttgggactacgaggcggtacctcgggagctcccttgttgcatatttacttttaggactacgaggcagtacttCGGGAGCGCCCTATTGTTTattatccagatattgatacaatagcatgtgagttgtccttgcagcacatgagttatccgtgcggattatagcgcttcggctgaaggagcccctccggagtctgcctCCCCCCTCCCCttccccccacagtgagcgcaattgattTTATATTTTCGGGATGGACTTCCATGGGCATgaatcttgcccgaatcatttattatatttgggatggagttccctggtcTGGATTggccctgtacagtactgagtgactgaatgtcagttattatgtatatatatgggatggatcttccctctgCTGGATtgtccatatacagtactgagtgattgagtactctaagagtgtaagtacatgagttcatcattgtgctgcattgcattagacatgcatacttgatatataggcatagagaagtatttttcctcatgccatctcataatgaaatttcttatctgtcgttaaagtttttgagaaaaatcacatatttcagacttactcatatttcggTGACTTTCGAAAAAAGAactgagttttactattatacttgaaaagaaaatatatatttttttggaattgtatacgagctgagaattttattattgagttattacttatgCTGTTTTAAATTTTACTGTTATGAGATGATTTTGGTTATTGGTATGggctctgaccttggtacaagcttgtcactactttcaatctaaggttaggtttgttacttattgagtatatagggtcggttgtactcatactatatttctgcaccttgtatgcaggtttctgatgttgatgttgatgtgtatggcgggagctggatctgaagatgtacctgcgttttagtcataactgcctcttgttcatggtagctttagaattttaatctgttcatgtatatttcaaacagatgttgtattttatttcatactagctttgtaaacactaaatcttagaagctcatgatttgtactaccagtccttggggagtgtattagagccagttaaatattaattgaatcgaattattgttatttggcttacctagcaggtgagGTTATGTGTCATCATGACTAATTGGATTTTAGATCGTGACAGTTATTTGGGATCCAACTCTAGTTTAActcactctaatgttctaatgattctcatgaattcactcgatgattaatTCAAATgtgtagtcaagactcctctcccgattaaatcttaacttgacgaggtgaactaatataaaGCACTGTGAAAATCTGCAAGCATGCGTTACTGGATTAGTCTTCAAGAAAACTTCTCtcaaatattctcctaacttgatttaatcaacaattcaataagctctttcgattacttaagagaatcacTGAATTAAACCAAATAAAATAATGCAAGATAATCACCACAATATTTCTCTTCCAATTAAATAAACTGGTGAATAAAGTTGCAaaattcaaagctccataaacgaattcaTGCAAAGAACTAaagttaaaatccacaaatatcaaTTAAAATACTATATATGT
The DNA window shown above is from Nicotiana tomentosiformis chromosome 8, ASM39032v3, whole genome shotgun sequence and carries:
- the LOC104115589 gene encoding delta(8)-fatty-acid desaturase-like, producing MGDSKKYITAEELKKHNNSEDLWISIQGKVYNATNWIKEHPGGDIPILNLAGQEATDAFIAFHPGTAWKYLDKFFTGYYLEDYEVSEVSRDYRKLCSEFAKAGLFEKKGHGVIYSLCFVAFLLFLTVYGVLYSNSFWIRMLCGGLLGLAWMQVSYLGHDSGHYLIMTTRGFNKLVQILAGNCITGISIAWWNWTHNAHHVACNSLDYDPDLQHLPVFAVSSSLFKSLNSTFYGRELTFDSLAKFFVSYQHFTFYPIVCVSRVNLFIQTLLLLFSRRKVTDRLMNILGIMVFWTWFPLLVSILPNWTERVLFVLISFVVTGIQHVQFCLNHFAADVYVGQPKGNDWFEKQTAGTIDIACSRQMDWFFGGLQFQLEHHLFPRLPRCQLRKISPIVQELCKKHNLPYRSLSFFEANRWTIRTLRVAAMQARNLLWEAVNTHG